One genomic window of Monodelphis domestica isolate mMonDom1 chromosome 1, mMonDom1.pri, whole genome shotgun sequence includes the following:
- the TXNDC15 gene encoding thioredoxin domain-containing protein 15 isoform X1, which produces MRLLLWWFLLLGVLFPETLGLVDEKIEAWRAKQLVEGHIAKENEGSLSENHRHTETEVPLGPEAVYLSNEQHDLGQTELYNTGEAVYAALGNEVNGDHLMSVFPEETKDMQISDLNAGSCDAGVEGSKCNIQESLFSLTTSGTNIPDKGEEYNLVLEAVPTSPSSKEDSNSTDNVKTPKVNCEERNVTGLESFTLQILNVSQDLMEFLNPNSSDCTLVLFYTPWCRFSASLAPHFNSLPRAFPSLHFLALDASQHSSLSTRFGTVAVPNILLFQGAKPMARFNHTDRTLETLKAFIFNQTGIEARNDVVVTEDDQIGPLPSTLVKSVDWLLVFSLFFLISFIMYATVRTESIRWLIPGQEHEHPE; this is translated from the exons atgagaagatcGAAGCCTGGAGGGCAAAACAACTTGTcgaaggtcacatagcaa AGGAGAATGAAGGCTCACTGTCTGAAAATCACAGACACACTGAAACTGAAGTACCTCTTGGTCCAGAGGCTGTCTATTTAAGTAATGAACAACATGATCTTGGACAGACAGAACTGTACAACACTGGTGAAGCAGTTTATGCAGCCCTGGGAAATGAAGTGAATGGTGATCATTTAATGTCTGTGTTTCCAGAAGAGACAAAAGACATGCAAATTTCAGACCTCAATGCTGGCAGTTGTGATGCTGGAGTTGAAGGCTCTAAATGCAATATCCAAGAGagtcttttttctttaactacATCTGGAACAAATATTCCTGATAAGGGAGAAGAATATAATTTGGTTCTTGAAGCTGTGCCCACAAGCCCATCATCTAAAGAAGACTCTAATAGTACAGACAATGTAAAGACTCCAAAGGTGAATTGTGAGGAGAGAAATGTTACTGGCTTAGAAAGTTTCACTTTACAAATTCTAAATGTTTCACAG GACCTGATGGAGTTTTTAAACCCAAACAGTAGTGATTGTACATTAGTCTTATTTTATACTCCTTGGTGTCGCTTCTCTGCCAGTCTGGCCCCACATTTTAATTCTTTACCACGAGCATTTCCGTCTCTTCATTTTTTGGCATTGGATGCTTCTCAGCACAGCAG tctgtCTACCCGGTTTGGTACTGTGGCTGTTCCCAACATCTTGCTATTTCAAGGAGCTAAACCAATGGCGAGATTTAATCATACAGATCGGACTCTGGAAACTCTAAAAGCCTTCATTTTTAATCAGACAG GGATAGAAGCCAGAAATGATGTGGTAGTGACTGAAGATGACCAAATAggccctcttcccagcaccttgGTGAAAAGTGTGGATTggttgcttgtattttctttattctttttaattagttttattaTGTATGCTACTGTTCGGACTGAAAGTATTCGATGGCTCATTCCAGGACAAGAACATGAACATCCTGAGTAA
- the TXNDC15 gene encoding thioredoxin domain-containing protein 15 isoform X4, translating into MKNEENEGSLSENHRHTETEVPLGPEAVYLSNEQHDLGQTELYNTGEAVYAALGNEVNGDHLMSVFPEETKDMQISDLNAGSCDAGVEGSKCNIQESLFSLTTSGTNIPDKGEEYNLVLEAVPTSPSSKEDSNSTDNVKTPKVNCEERNVTGLESFTLQILNVSQDLMEFLNPNSSDCTLVLFYTPWCRFSASLAPHFNSLPRAFPSLHFLALDASQHSSLSTRFGTVAVPNILLFQGAKPMARFNHTDRTLETLKAFIFNQTGIEARNDVVVTEDDQIGPLPSTLVKSVDWLLVFSLFFLISFIMYATVRTESIRWLIPGQEHEHPE; encoded by the exons atgaaaaatg AGGAGAATGAAGGCTCACTGTCTGAAAATCACAGACACACTGAAACTGAAGTACCTCTTGGTCCAGAGGCTGTCTATTTAAGTAATGAACAACATGATCTTGGACAGACAGAACTGTACAACACTGGTGAAGCAGTTTATGCAGCCCTGGGAAATGAAGTGAATGGTGATCATTTAATGTCTGTGTTTCCAGAAGAGACAAAAGACATGCAAATTTCAGACCTCAATGCTGGCAGTTGTGATGCTGGAGTTGAAGGCTCTAAATGCAATATCCAAGAGagtcttttttctttaactacATCTGGAACAAATATTCCTGATAAGGGAGAAGAATATAATTTGGTTCTTGAAGCTGTGCCCACAAGCCCATCATCTAAAGAAGACTCTAATAGTACAGACAATGTAAAGACTCCAAAGGTGAATTGTGAGGAGAGAAATGTTACTGGCTTAGAAAGTTTCACTTTACAAATTCTAAATGTTTCACAG GACCTGATGGAGTTTTTAAACCCAAACAGTAGTGATTGTACATTAGTCTTATTTTATACTCCTTGGTGTCGCTTCTCTGCCAGTCTGGCCCCACATTTTAATTCTTTACCACGAGCATTTCCGTCTCTTCATTTTTTGGCATTGGATGCTTCTCAGCACAGCAG tctgtCTACCCGGTTTGGTACTGTGGCTGTTCCCAACATCTTGCTATTTCAAGGAGCTAAACCAATGGCGAGATTTAATCATACAGATCGGACTCTGGAAACTCTAAAAGCCTTCATTTTTAATCAGACAG GGATAGAAGCCAGAAATGATGTGGTAGTGACTGAAGATGACCAAATAggccctcttcccagcaccttgGTGAAAAGTGTGGATTggttgcttgtattttctttattctttttaattagttttattaTGTATGCTACTGTTCGGACTGAAAGTATTCGATGGCTCATTCCAGGACAAGAACATGAACATCCTGAGTAA
- the TXNDC15 gene encoding thioredoxin domain-containing protein 15 isoform X3 — translation MRLLLWWFLLLGVLFPETLGLVEENEGSLSENHRHTETEVPLGPEAVYLSNEQHDLGQTELYNTGEAVYAALGNEVNGDHLMSVFPEETKDMQISDLNAGSCDAGVEGSKCNIQESLFSLTTSGTNIPDKGEEYNLVLEAVPTSPSSKEDSNSTDNVKTPKVNCEERNVTGLESFTLQILNVSQDLMEFLNPNSSDCTLVLFYTPWCRFSASLAPHFNSLPRAFPSLHFLALDASQHSSLSTRFGTVAVPNILLFQGAKPMARFNHTDRTLETLKAFIFNQTGIEARNDVVVTEDDQIGPLPSTLVKSVDWLLVFSLFFLISFIMYATVRTESIRWLIPGQEHEHPE, via the exons AGGAGAATGAAGGCTCACTGTCTGAAAATCACAGACACACTGAAACTGAAGTACCTCTTGGTCCAGAGGCTGTCTATTTAAGTAATGAACAACATGATCTTGGACAGACAGAACTGTACAACACTGGTGAAGCAGTTTATGCAGCCCTGGGAAATGAAGTGAATGGTGATCATTTAATGTCTGTGTTTCCAGAAGAGACAAAAGACATGCAAATTTCAGACCTCAATGCTGGCAGTTGTGATGCTGGAGTTGAAGGCTCTAAATGCAATATCCAAGAGagtcttttttctttaactacATCTGGAACAAATATTCCTGATAAGGGAGAAGAATATAATTTGGTTCTTGAAGCTGTGCCCACAAGCCCATCATCTAAAGAAGACTCTAATAGTACAGACAATGTAAAGACTCCAAAGGTGAATTGTGAGGAGAGAAATGTTACTGGCTTAGAAAGTTTCACTTTACAAATTCTAAATGTTTCACAG GACCTGATGGAGTTTTTAAACCCAAACAGTAGTGATTGTACATTAGTCTTATTTTATACTCCTTGGTGTCGCTTCTCTGCCAGTCTGGCCCCACATTTTAATTCTTTACCACGAGCATTTCCGTCTCTTCATTTTTTGGCATTGGATGCTTCTCAGCACAGCAG tctgtCTACCCGGTTTGGTACTGTGGCTGTTCCCAACATCTTGCTATTTCAAGGAGCTAAACCAATGGCGAGATTTAATCATACAGATCGGACTCTGGAAACTCTAAAAGCCTTCATTTTTAATCAGACAG GGATAGAAGCCAGAAATGATGTGGTAGTGACTGAAGATGACCAAATAggccctcttcccagcaccttgGTGAAAAGTGTGGATTggttgcttgtattttctttattctttttaattagttttattaTGTATGCTACTGTTCGGACTGAAAGTATTCGATGGCTCATTCCAGGACAAGAACATGAACATCCTGAGTAA
- the TXNDC15 gene encoding thioredoxin domain-containing protein 15 isoform X2 — translation MVCFNLHSDSQSIPSVVVDSFFCHESFRIVLDPCIADNKENEGSLSENHRHTETEVPLGPEAVYLSNEQHDLGQTELYNTGEAVYAALGNEVNGDHLMSVFPEETKDMQISDLNAGSCDAGVEGSKCNIQESLFSLTTSGTNIPDKGEEYNLVLEAVPTSPSSKEDSNSTDNVKTPKVNCEERNVTGLESFTLQILNVSQDLMEFLNPNSSDCTLVLFYTPWCRFSASLAPHFNSLPRAFPSLHFLALDASQHSSLSTRFGTVAVPNILLFQGAKPMARFNHTDRTLETLKAFIFNQTGIEARNDVVVTEDDQIGPLPSTLVKSVDWLLVFSLFFLISFIMYATVRTESIRWLIPGQEHEHPE, via the exons atggtatgcttcaatctgcattcagattctcaatcaattccttctgtggtggtggatagctttttttgtcatgagtcttttagaattgtcttggatccttgcattgctgataata AGGAGAATGAAGGCTCACTGTCTGAAAATCACAGACACACTGAAACTGAAGTACCTCTTGGTCCAGAGGCTGTCTATTTAAGTAATGAACAACATGATCTTGGACAGACAGAACTGTACAACACTGGTGAAGCAGTTTATGCAGCCCTGGGAAATGAAGTGAATGGTGATCATTTAATGTCTGTGTTTCCAGAAGAGACAAAAGACATGCAAATTTCAGACCTCAATGCTGGCAGTTGTGATGCTGGAGTTGAAGGCTCTAAATGCAATATCCAAGAGagtcttttttctttaactacATCTGGAACAAATATTCCTGATAAGGGAGAAGAATATAATTTGGTTCTTGAAGCTGTGCCCACAAGCCCATCATCTAAAGAAGACTCTAATAGTACAGACAATGTAAAGACTCCAAAGGTGAATTGTGAGGAGAGAAATGTTACTGGCTTAGAAAGTTTCACTTTACAAATTCTAAATGTTTCACAG GACCTGATGGAGTTTTTAAACCCAAACAGTAGTGATTGTACATTAGTCTTATTTTATACTCCTTGGTGTCGCTTCTCTGCCAGTCTGGCCCCACATTTTAATTCTTTACCACGAGCATTTCCGTCTCTTCATTTTTTGGCATTGGATGCTTCTCAGCACAGCAG tctgtCTACCCGGTTTGGTACTGTGGCTGTTCCCAACATCTTGCTATTTCAAGGAGCTAAACCAATGGCGAGATTTAATCATACAGATCGGACTCTGGAAACTCTAAAAGCCTTCATTTTTAATCAGACAG GGATAGAAGCCAGAAATGATGTGGTAGTGACTGAAGATGACCAAATAggccctcttcccagcaccttgGTGAAAAGTGTGGATTggttgcttgtattttctttattctttttaattagttttattaTGTATGCTACTGTTCGGACTGAAAGTATTCGATGGCTCATTCCAGGACAAGAACATGAACATCCTGAGTAA